GATGTCCTGACCACTGAGGGTAAGCCACCGGCCGTAACGGTCGGCCCACTTCACCAGCCGCTCCTCTCCGAAGGCCCGGCCGATGTAGTAAAGCGGCAGGGTCCCCAGCACACTGCCCAGCGTCCCCACGGCGATCACGGCCAGCAGGTTCAGGTCCCCGCGCGACGCGGCGAAGCCCGCTGAGGGCATGATCAGCTCGCTGGGAAGCGGCGGGAAGAGGTTCTCCACGATCATCAGCAACAGGATGCCGAGATACCCCAGGCTGTCCATCAGGTTCTGCACCCAGTCTGCCACCCGCCCAGGCTAGCGGCTGGGGTGGGGGCGAAGCGTCCCCCGAAAGTTGGCGGAGGCCAGCACCCTACACTGCCCCCATGACCCGACCCGTCCCCCTGCGCGCCCTGATCTTCGACTTCGACGGCACCATCCTCGACACCGAGACGCGCGAGTTTCACCACTGGCAGGTCCTCTACCGGACGCATGGCCGCGAACTGGCCCTCAGCGACTGGCAACGCGGCGTCGGTACCTGGGACGCCTTCGACCCCTGGGCGGGACTGCCCGAACACGTGCAGGCCGACCGTGAGCGCGTCCGCGCGGGGCTGCATGAACGCATCCTGGCCGACATCGCCGAACAGGACCTGCGGCCCGGCGTGCGGGCGGTGCTGGAGGAGGTGCGGGCCGCCGGGCTGCGCCTGGCCCTGGCGACCAGCAGCGACCGTGCCTGGGTCACGCGCTGGATGGCCCAGCACGACCTTCTGGACTTGTTCGAGGTGCTGGCGACCCGCGACGACGTGCGCCGCGTCAAGCCCGACCCCGAACTCTACGTGCTGGCTGCTGGCCGCCTGGGCCTGCGCCCGGAGGAATGCCTCGCCGTCGAGGACAGCCTGAACGGGGCGACGGCCGCCCTGGCCGCTGGCCTGCGGGTGGTGGTCGTGCCGAACGACGTGACCCGCACGCAGCCTTTTCCACCCGAGTGGCCGCGTCTGGAAAATGGGTTCGGGGGCGGGCTGGCGGAAGTGCTGCGGGTGGCGGGGGAGGAATGAAGGAAACGCGCGCCTGGACGGCTTGCCGGGCGCGCGTTCTCTTGGAAAGGGATTACTTGATAGCGAGCAGCTTGCCGAGGTTGCCGTCGTCGGTCAGGCCGTTGGGGAAGAACCCGCCCTTGGTGGCCGCGCCGGTCTTGTCGAGCAGCACGATGTTGGCGACCTGGCGCGGGGTGCGGCTGAAGGCGATACCGTTGCTGTC
The window above is part of the Deinococcus metallilatus genome. Proteins encoded here:
- a CDS encoding HAD family hydrolase, with amino-acid sequence MTRPVPLRALIFDFDGTILDTETREFHHWQVLYRTHGRELALSDWQRGVGTWDAFDPWAGLPEHVQADRERVRAGLHERILADIAEQDLRPGVRAVLEEVRAAGLRLALATSSDRAWVTRWMAQHDLLDLFEVLATRDDVRRVKPDPELYVLAAGRLGLRPEECLAVEDSLNGATAALAAGLRVVVVPNDVTRTQPFPPEWPRLENGFGGGLAEVLRVAGEE